One window of Candidatus Tokpelaia hoelldoblerii genomic DNA carries:
- the ychF gene encoding Ribosome-binding ATPase YchF (bhsal11790), translating to MGFKCGIVGLPNVGKSTLFNALTKTAAAQAANYPFCTIEPNTGEVAVPDPRMKKIAAIAGSKEIIPTRISFVDIAGLVRGASKGEGLGNQFLANIREVDAIVHVLRCFEDDDITHVEGRIDPVSDAATVETELMLSDLESLERRIVQMRKRATGKDKEALAVLPMMEQALALLQDGKPVRLLLKDIAAEDLDILNGLNLLTSKPVLYVCNVAEGDTVNGNEHTGAVAGMAAEQGAETVIISAAIEAEVAQLPDEEAAEYLEAMGLHEPGLDRLIRAGYHLLDLITYFTCGPKETRAWTIRRGTRAPQAAGVIHSDFERGFIRAQTIGYQDYITLGGETAAREAGKARDEGKEYVVQDGDVMLFKHNT from the coding sequence ATGGGTTTCAAATGCGGAATCGTTGGTTTGCCGAATGTCGGCAAATCCACTCTTTTCAACGCCCTGACCAAAACAGCGGCAGCACAGGCGGCCAATTATCCCTTCTGCACCATTGAACCGAACACCGGTGAAGTGGCCGTGCCCGACCCGCGCATGAAAAAAATTGCCGCCATTGCCGGCTCGAAGGAAATCATCCCCACCCGTATCAGCTTTGTTGATATTGCCGGCCTGGTGCGCGGCGCCTCCAAAGGCGAGGGCCTGGGCAACCAGTTTCTGGCCAATATTCGTGAAGTGGATGCCATTGTCCATGTACTGCGCTGCTTTGAGGATGATGACATCACCCATGTCGAAGGGCGCATTGACCCGGTTTCCGATGCTGCCACAGTGGAAACGGAGTTGATGCTTTCCGACCTTGAAAGCCTTGAGCGCCGCATTGTGCAAATGCGCAAACGCGCCACCGGCAAAGACAAGGAAGCGCTTGCCGTTCTGCCGATGATGGAACAGGCCCTTGCCCTGTTGCAGGATGGCAAGCCGGTGCGCCTGCTGTTGAAAGACATTGCAGCGGAAGACCTTGATATTCTCAACGGCCTTAACCTGCTGACATCAAAGCCCGTGCTTTATGTCTGCAATGTCGCTGAAGGCGATACTGTCAATGGCAATGAACATACCGGAGCTGTTGCCGGAATGGCGGCGGAACAGGGTGCTGAAACGGTGATTATTTCCGCCGCGATTGAGGCAGAAGTTGCCCAGCTGCCGGATGAGGAAGCGGCAGAATATCTGGAAGCCATGGGGCTGCATGAACCCGGGCTGGACCGCCTTATCCGCGCCGGATACCATTTGCTTGACCTTATTACCTATTTCACCTGCGGGCCGAAGGAAACCCGCGCCTGGACCATCAGGCGCGGCACCAGGGCGCCGCAGGCGGCCGGTGTTATCCATTCGGATTTCGAGCGTGGCTTTATCCGCGCCCAGACAATCGGCTATCAGGACTATATCACGCTTGGCGGTGAAACGGCTGCCAGGGAAGCCGGCAAGGCCCGTGATGAAGGCAAGGAATATGTCGTACAGGACGGCGATGTCATGCTGTTCAAACACAATACATAA
- a CDS encoding Secreted pili protein involved in motility and biofilm formation (bhsal11800): protein MACLKVRVMWKNNVGCKAAFLLFLAVLTMGNFGRLDKAQAITCSFNNAPATLSFGTILSGNSGSMSGSMGFQCSAGLLELTSAMCPTIEPALADMSGTTRLLHGTSGAALGYALAFNLYLPGNLVWGMRTVSGSGTIPQQTALLPVLGTSYTQPFTGSIAAGQVVPAGTYSTTSRYTTYFTSGLIAPILLGSCFNSGQNITSAVTITAIIQPNCNVSANDINFGTQTVLTQTLSAQGAIIVNCTLAQPYSVSLASSTGMRMMNGSQSIQYGLFSDPAYQSSWNGTTAINGVGIGSNQTIPVYARVLPQQTPSAGTYSDTVAITVTY, encoded by the coding sequence ATGGCTTGTTTGAAAGTGCGTGTGATGTGGAAAAATAATGTCGGCTGCAAGGCTGCCTTTTTGCTGTTCCTCGCTGTTTTGACGATGGGGAATTTTGGCCGGCTTGACAAGGCGCAGGCGATCACCTGCAGCTTTAACAATGCGCCTGCGACATTGAGTTTCGGCACGATTTTATCCGGCAACAGCGGCAGTATGAGCGGTTCAATGGGGTTTCAGTGTTCTGCCGGCTTGCTGGAACTGACATCAGCGATGTGCCCGACAATAGAGCCGGCACTGGCGGATATGTCCGGCACAACGCGTCTGCTGCATGGCACCAGCGGCGCTGCGCTTGGTTATGCGCTGGCCTTTAATCTCTATCTGCCGGGGAACCTTGTGTGGGGGATGCGCACGGTTTCCGGTTCCGGCACCATTCCTCAGCAGACTGCGCTTCTGCCGGTTTTAGGCACATCCTATACGCAGCCTTTTACCGGCAGCATTGCTGCGGGGCAGGTTGTACCGGCAGGGACATATTCCACAACATCACGTTATACGACCTATTTCACTTCGGGCCTGATCGCGCCGATTCTTCTTGGCAGTTGTTTTAACAGTGGCCAGAATATTACCAGCGCTGTCACCATCACCGCCATCATCCAGCCTAATTGCAATGTCAGCGCCAATGATATCAATTTCGGCACGCAAACCGTTTTGACTCAAACGCTGTCCGCGCAAGGGGCAATCATCGTCAATTGCACTCTGGCACAGCCTTACAGTGTCAGCCTGGCAAGCTCTACCGGTATGCGGATGATGAATGGCAGCCAATCTATTCAATACGGGTTGTTCAGCGATCCCGCTTATCAGAGCAGCTGGAACGGAACGACGGCGATCAACGGGGTCGGTATCGGCAGCAATCAGACAATTCCGGTTTATGCGCGGGTGTTGCCGCAGCAGACACCCAGTGCCGGCACCTATTCCGATACGGTTGCTATAACGGTGACGTACTGA